The nucleotide window ACGGTGGCCTGATCGCCGGCGAGTTCGGTCCGCAGGGTCAGGTCGCCGGTGACGACGCCGACCTCGTCGGTCATCACCCCGCCCTGACCGGCGGTGATGTCGGTCGATCTGCTGTCCGTCATGCGCATCTCTCCAACATGTCGGTGAGCGCGGACTTCTCGGCGGTGGTCACGGTGAGCTTCCACTTGGCCTTCACCGTGATCCAGTCCTGTGCGTACTCGCACCAGGCGTCGGTCCGCTCGGGCTTCCAGGTCGACGGGTCCTGGTCACCCTTTGCCCGGTTCGACGACGCCGAAACCGCCAGCAGCTGCGGATCGTCGAGATCGTTTGCGAAGTCCTCGCGCTCCTGCGTGTCCCAGGAGGCGGCACCCGAGCGCCACGCGTTGGCCAGCGGGACCATGTGGTCGATGTCGACCTTGCTCGGGTCGGCGATCTTGTCGCCGTCGTAGACGCTGACCCAGGTGCCGGCGACGACGTTGCACCCGGAGAGCTTGACCTTGGTGCCGTCGCGCTTGAGCACGGTGTCGCGGACGTCGCAGTTGCTGCCGGCACTGCGCCAGTGCGGGAACTTGTCCCGGCTGTAGCCGCGCATAGAGCCGGCCTTGGCGATGGTCAGCTTGTCGAGCAGCGCCTCGGAGTCGCCGGCGTCGCCGGCGTCACCGGTGGAGGCGCCGGGCGCGGAACCACCCTGGTTGACGGAGACCTCGCAGGCGGTGGCGGTGGTCAGGATGAGCAGCGCGGCGGCGGCGCGAATGATCCACTGAGGAGCGGGGTGAGGGGGCACCCCTCAAGCGTATGTGCGGCGCGCCCGCTTCGCGCGGCTCGTCATCCGTGCCGGATACGTTCCGCGCGCCGCCCGAGTGAACCCGGACGGCGCGCGGACCTCGTTCAGCGTGCGCGGTTGACCGCGCTCGTCACGGCCTTGATCGAGGCGGTGACGATGTTCGCGTCGAGCCCGACGCCCCAGACGGTACGGCCGTTGACCTCGCACTCGACGTACGCGGCGGCCTGCGCGTCACCGCCGGAGGAGAGCGCGTGCTCGGCGTAGTCGAGCACCCGGACCTGGATCGCCAGCGGCTGGAGCGCCTGCACGTACGCGTCGATCGGGCCGTTGCCGACGCCGACGATGGGCCGCCGGGTGCCGCGGTGCCGGACCTCCGCGTCGATCTCGACCTTGCCGTCGACGGTGGCCGTCGAGTAGCTCTCGAAGTCGAGGATGCCGAACTGCTGGTGCGAGACCAGGTACTCGCCGGCGAAGATGTCCCACATCGCCTCCGGGCCGACCTCGCCGCCCTCGGCCTCGGTGAAGTGCTGCACCACGCCGGAGAACTCGATCTGCAGCCGCCGCGGCAGGTCGAACTTGTGCTCCTCCTTCATGATGTACGCCACGCCGCCCTTGCCGGACTGCGAGTTGACCCGGATGACGGCCTCGTAGCTGC belongs to Amorphoplanes digitatis and includes:
- a CDS encoding HNH endonuclease family protein — translated: MRAAAALLILTTATACEVSVNQGGSAPGASTGDAGDAGDSEALLDKLTIAKAGSMRGYSRDKFPHWRSAGSNCDVRDTVLKRDGTKVKLSGCNVVAGTWVSVYDGDKIADPSKVDIDHMVPLANAWRSGAASWDTQEREDFANDLDDPQLLAVSASSNRAKGDQDPSTWKPERTDAWCEYAQDWITVKAKWKLTVTTAEKSALTDMLERCA